The nucleotide window CAGCGTCCCGCTCCAGCGTGGTGCCCGGGGCGAGGGTATCGATAAAGCCCTGAAAAAAGGCCTTGTCCAGGTCCAGGTAACGCAGCGAGTCACGCAGCTGCTCAGCCGTCACAGTGGGCTGGGTGCCTAGCAGCTTCTGCTCGAAAGCCTGTTGCGGGTCGACGGCCACGCCCAGCGTGTCGCTGATGGCCCGGGCCAGCAGGGGTTCAAACGCCGCCCGGCCCAGCTTGATGCGGCGCGAGAGGGTGTTCATAAACTGGGTCAGGGCCTGGCGCACGTCGGCGGCCTCAAAGTCGAAGTAAGGGCTGCGCAAGCGGGCCATTTCGGCCGTCCACTGCGTGAGCAGCTGCTGCACCACAAACAGGTTTACCTGCCGGATAGGCGTAAAGCGCAGCACCGCCGGTCCGTCTAGGGTGGCGGTAGGAGCGGGGCCAAAGTGCTGGGCACAAAGCTGAGCGGCCAGCCGCTGACCGTATTGTTCGCGTTTTGCGGAGCTATATTTGTCTTTCATTGAAAGCCTGGTTCAACGGGCAATTTACGCAAAGATGCCCACTCTAACCGTGCAAAACCTGCCTGGCGCCGTAGTTTCGGTGCCCACCGGCGCTACGCTGCTCGCCGCTCTGCACGCCGCCGGCTTCGACTGGATGCACGCCTGCGGAGCCAAAGGCCGCTGCACCACCTGCCGCCTGGAAGTCACCGAAGGCCTGGAGCTGCTCAGTCCGCCCACCGACGCGGAGTTACGCTACCGTACGGCCGGCCGCCTGCTGCCCCACGAGCGCCTCACGTGCCAGACGCGCCTGTCCGCGGGCAGCGTAACCGGGCGCGTACCCGAGGCCACCCAGCTACCCCACCAGCACTACTCCGAATAAAGCCGCCAAGCTGTTGGCTCAGGGAAGCTCGATAAAGAAGGTAGTGCCTTTGTGCTCAAAGCTTTCCAGCCAGATCTTGCCCCCGTGCAGCAGCACAATCTGCTTGGTGATGAAAAGGCCCAGCCCAGTGGTGGCAGTACCATAGAGACCCTCCCGCGCGGCCGTGCTGAACTTGTCGAAAACGTGCTCCTGCAGCTCGGCCGGTATGCCCTGGCCGGTATCCTGCACCTGAATGTGAACCCGGCCCTGCTGTTCCTGTAGCCTGACGTAAATGTGGCCTCCCCGGGGCGTAAACTTCAGGGCGTTGGTTAGCAGATTGTCCAGGACGCGGCTGAAGCGGCCGGGATGAATGTGAGCCTCCACTACTTCGGCCGGCAGCTCCAGCACCAGCTCGATGCCCTGCTGCTGGGCTACCACCCGGTACACCAGCAGGCGGGCGTCCAGGTAGTCGTTCATATTGACGCGCTGCTTTTCCATGCGTTTGGCATCCAGCTCGCCTAGGTACAGCACGTCCTTGAGCAGGGCATTGGCATCGGTGCAGGCTTGCTCTATCATGCTCAAAAAGGCCTTGGTTTCCTTCTGCGTATTGGCCGGGCAGGTGCTCAGCAGGGTTTCGTCGCGCTGCAGCACCTCCACCAGCATCTGAATGTTGGTCAGCGGGTTTTTCAGGTCGTGGGCAATGAGATGCATGATGGTTTCCTGCGCGTCGTACAGGCGCTTGAGGGTTTCCTCAGCTGCCTTCCGCTCCGAAATATCCTCCAAAGTAGTATAGCCCATCAGGCCGGCTTCATCTTCGAACAGAATCGAAGTGACCCGACACCAAAACGAGGAGCCGTCGGGGCGCACCAGGCAGGTTTCGAGCGAGAAGCTTGGCGTCTTGTGCCCCAGAGGCGTTCCTGCAGCAGCTCCCAGTCGTAGCGGTGATGCGGGTGCGCA belongs to Hymenobacter cellulosilyticus and includes:
- a CDS encoding 2Fe-2S iron-sulfur cluster-binding protein, whose amino-acid sequence is MPTLTVQNLPGAVVSVPTGATLLAALHAAGFDWMHACGAKGRCTTCRLEVTEGLELLSPPTDAELRYRTAGRLLPHERLTCQTRLSAGSVTGRVPEATQLPHQHYSE
- a CDS encoding sensor histidine kinase; this translates as MRPDGSSFWCRVTSILFEDEAGLMGYTTLEDISERKAAEETLKRLYDAQETIMHLIAHDLKNPLTNIQMLVEVLQRDETLLSTCPANTQKETKAFLSMIEQACTDANALLKDVLYLGELDAKRMEKQRVNMNDYLDARLLVYRVVAQQQGIELVLELPAEVVEAHIHPGRFSRVLDNLLTNALKFTPRGGHIYVRLQEQQGRVHIQVQDTGQGIPAELQEHVFDKFSTAAREGLYGTATTGLGLFITKQIVLLHGGKIWLESFEHKGTTFFIELP